A genomic segment from Demetria terragena DSM 11295 encodes:
- a CDS encoding FGGY-family carbohydrate kinase, with the protein MQELLAGLDVGTSSVKVALVDAAGVEVAHSRRPTQWIRTPDGVEADAAAILSASHEALELAVNHVPDARIVAVGVASMAEAGVLVDRDGRVLAPVIAWHDRRDVAQLDDLVAQLGGRSFSQMTGLPVWTQWSLTKHRWMVDHLPQVRTAARRYAIAEWVVRGLGGNPGTELSLASRTGWLGLRSKQLWPEAVEWSGATPSILADVVPAGTPAGTIGVDHPVSQLRGAVLTVAGHDHQAAAVGVGATSDHAELDSCGTAEALVRTIPPDLTEAALDALTGAGVTVGWHVVADRWSVLGATEGGLTLQTVMQRLGVAREQMAALDVEANGRGSSPTSIQVGASGDEVVIAGSQEPADVWSAAIRTVTDQAHALSETISRAAGPRGRLVVTGGWSNSAALMAAKRAAFGPVDRVAVTEAGARGAALMAGLAAGTYARPSDFPVAEG; encoded by the coding sequence ATGCAGGAGTTACTCGCCGGGCTTGACGTCGGAACCTCCTCAGTCAAGGTGGCGTTGGTGGACGCCGCCGGCGTGGAGGTCGCCCACAGCCGTCGACCGACGCAGTGGATTCGCACCCCCGATGGCGTCGAGGCTGATGCCGCCGCGATCCTGAGCGCGAGCCACGAAGCGCTGGAACTGGCGGTTAACCACGTGCCAGACGCCAGGATCGTCGCGGTGGGTGTGGCGAGCATGGCTGAGGCTGGTGTCCTGGTCGATCGCGACGGGAGGGTCCTGGCTCCCGTGATTGCCTGGCACGACCGGCGTGACGTTGCGCAACTCGACGACCTGGTGGCTCAACTCGGCGGGAGATCGTTCAGCCAGATGACGGGCCTGCCGGTGTGGACTCAATGGAGCCTGACCAAGCACCGGTGGATGGTCGACCACCTTCCGCAGGTACGAACGGCGGCCCGCAGATACGCCATCGCCGAGTGGGTGGTGCGTGGTCTCGGCGGAAATCCAGGCACCGAGTTGTCGCTCGCTTCGCGCACGGGCTGGCTTGGGTTGCGCTCGAAGCAACTGTGGCCCGAGGCCGTGGAATGGTCTGGCGCGACCCCAAGCATCTTGGCTGACGTGGTCCCGGCCGGAACTCCCGCTGGCACTATCGGGGTCGACCACCCTGTGTCGCAACTTCGGGGCGCCGTCCTGACTGTCGCCGGGCACGACCATCAAGCGGCCGCCGTCGGTGTGGGTGCGACGAGCGATCACGCCGAACTCGACTCCTGTGGAACGGCCGAGGCATTGGTGCGCACCATTCCGCCGGACCTGACGGAGGCCGCATTGGATGCTCTCACCGGCGCGGGCGTCACCGTCGGGTGGCACGTGGTCGCCGACCGGTGGAGTGTCTTAGGTGCCACCGAGGGCGGGTTGACACTGCAGACAGTCATGCAGCGGCTCGGCGTCGCTCGGGAACAGATGGCGGCTCTTGACGTCGAGGCGAACGGGCGGGGTTCATCACCCACCAGCATTCAGGTCGGCGCGTCCGGAGACGAGGTGGTGATCGCCGGTTCTCAAGAGCCCGCGGATGTCTGGTCGGCTGCCATCCGCACCGTGACCGATCAGGCTCACGCGCTGAGCGAGACCATCAGTCGGGCGGCCGGTCCGCGCGGTCGTCTCGTGGTCACAGGGGGATGGTCGAACAGCGCGGCACTCATGGCCGCCAAGCGCGCCGCATTCGGGCCAGTGGACCGGGTCGCGGTGACCGAAGCGGGCGCGAGAGGCGCCGCTCTCATGGCTGGCCTGGCGGCCGGGACGTACGCCCGCCCGAGCGACTTTCCCGTCGCCGAGGGCTGA